In a genomic window of Glaciimonas sp. PCH181:
- a CDS encoding LacI family DNA-binding transcriptional regulator: MIKKTSVASGIPRTSTISDVAREAKVGKTSVSRYLNGEMDALSEDLRKRIAAAIEKLSFRPNQMAQGLKRGRTRLIGMVVADITNPYSVEIMRGVESACQQHGFMLMLCNSANDLKLEQRYLALLTNYRVEGLVINPIALPEEDLEVIQRTGVPMVLIDRRADRIKCDMVGLDNDQAASLATQHLMDQGYSAIHFITEPIGFISSRLERQRAMHTLVNASGGACIGVTSEVDLSDTQTLDAALRLCLADAAQRHTAILASNGRVLLRVALALRELGAQWPKDVGLLGFDDPEWAGLAAADVSSIRQPTFDIGHAAVEFLIQRIEGATPAARVLSFPGELKVRSSTLPVISPKKT; encoded by the coding sequence ATGATTAAAAAAACTAGCGTTGCATCCGGCATTCCTCGTACTTCCACCATCAGCGATGTTGCGCGGGAAGCGAAGGTGGGCAAGACCAGCGTCTCGCGCTATCTCAATGGCGAAATGGATGCGTTGTCAGAAGATTTACGCAAACGTATCGCCGCCGCCATCGAGAAGCTGAGCTTTCGGCCGAATCAAATGGCGCAGGGCCTCAAGCGTGGGCGCACGCGTCTGATCGGCATGGTGGTCGCCGATATTACTAATCCCTATTCAGTAGAAATCATGCGCGGGGTGGAATCGGCCTGTCAGCAGCACGGCTTTATGTTGATGCTGTGTAATTCGGCCAACGATTTGAAGCTGGAACAGCGTTATCTGGCGTTGCTGACCAACTATCGGGTAGAAGGTTTGGTCATCAATCCAATTGCATTGCCAGAGGAAGATCTGGAAGTGATACAGCGCACCGGCGTGCCAATGGTGCTGATTGATCGCCGCGCCGATCGGATCAAATGCGACATGGTGGGGCTGGATAACGATCAGGCCGCCAGTCTGGCAACCCAACATCTGATGGATCAGGGCTACAGCGCGATTCATTTCATCACCGAACCCATTGGATTTATTAGTAGTCGGTTGGAACGTCAACGCGCTATGCACACCTTGGTCAATGCCAGCGGCGGCGCATGTATCGGCGTGACCTCGGAGGTGGATTTGAGTGATACGCAAACACTGGATGCGGCATTGCGATTATGTTTGGCAGACGCGGCGCAGCGCCACACGGCTATTTTGGCAAGTAATGGACGGGTGTTATTACGGGTCGCGCTGGCGTTGCGTGAACTTGGGGCGCAGTGGCCGAAAGATGTCGGATTGCTGGGGTTTGACGATCCGGAATGGGCCGGTTTGGCTGCTGCGGATGTTTCCAGTATTCGCCAGCCAACTTTTGACATTGGCCATGCGGCGGTCGAATTTTTGATTCAGCGTATCGAGGGCGCGACGCCAGCTGCGCGGGTCTTGAGTTTTCCAGGCGAGCTAAAAGTGCGCAGCTCAACATTGCCAGTGATATCACCAAAAAAAACTTGA
- a CDS encoding sugar phosphate isomerase/epimerase, which translates to MPSPHIVVVASAYGADNVIKHGHAEIVPMAAAAGADGIEIRRELFHDPLCTTDAALRALATLICEHNLHAVYSAPASLFLENGQLNLAELGALLREAEALNARSLKLQFVDYSGDFDVADLRAVLATTKVALLVENGQLPTGGRIADFAHFFARCNAADVAVSMTFDIGNWRWTGEDPLQAAQQLASYVDYIHFKGVQGEGVRRFAAVPDAETLAYWNACLDVLPNEVPRGIEYPLPKGGMVAVARQHVLQLRQLQQVSTV; encoded by the coding sequence TTGCCATCACCACACATTGTTGTTGTCGCTTCGGCGTACGGCGCGGATAACGTCATCAAACACGGTCATGCCGAGATAGTGCCCATGGCTGCGGCTGCCGGGGCCGATGGCATTGAAATCCGGCGTGAACTATTCCACGATCCTCTTTGCACTACCGATGCTGCGTTACGGGCGTTGGCAACGCTTATCTGCGAGCACAATTTGCATGCCGTGTATTCTGCGCCAGCATCGTTATTTCTCGAAAATGGTCAGTTGAATCTGGCCGAACTTGGCGCATTGTTGCGTGAAGCTGAAGCACTGAATGCGCGCTCTCTTAAACTTCAGTTCGTAGACTATTCCGGCGACTTTGACGTCGCTGATTTGCGCGCCGTTTTAGCGACGACCAAGGTCGCGTTGCTGGTTGAAAATGGACAATTGCCGACTGGTGGACGCATCGCCGACTTTGCGCATTTTTTCGCCCGTTGTAACGCGGCAGATGTTGCGGTCAGCATGACTTTTGATATCGGCAATTGGCGTTGGACTGGCGAAGATCCCTTACAGGCTGCGCAGCAACTCGCATCGTATGTGGATTACATCCATTTCAAAGGCGTGCAAGGCGAAGGAGTGCGTCGATTTGCTGCTGTCCCCGATGCAGAGACGCTGGCCTATTGGAACGCCTGTCTGGATGTATTGCCGAACGAAGTTCCACGCGGGATTGAATATCCGCTGCCGAAAGGCGGCATGGTCGCCGTTGCCAGACAGCATGTATTGCAATTGCGTCAGTTGCAACAAGTAAGTACGGTCTAA
- a CDS encoding sugar kinase has translation MQALDVITYGEAMALFVATETGDLGDVTSFVKRAAGAELNVAIGLARLGFKVGWASRVGADSFGRFVLKTLADENIDTGAVTVDPQYRTGFQLKSRSDDGSDPQIEYFRKGSAASHLSLADYNADYFGAARHLHLSGVAPAISETSYTLALHIAQEMRAAGKSISFDPNLRPTLWASREIMIARLNTLASYADWVLPGLAEGRILTGLDTPREIADFYLAQGAKGVVIKLGEEGAYVRTAERECTIAAQPVVKVVDTVGAGDGFAVGVISALLEGRDIAFAVERGNRIGGMAIQVIGDSEGLPTRARLAQEELLVA, from the coding sequence ATGCAAGCACTTGATGTAATCACCTACGGCGAAGCGATGGCCTTATTCGTGGCGACTGAAACCGGCGATCTGGGTGATGTCACGTCCTTCGTCAAACGCGCCGCTGGTGCAGAGCTAAACGTGGCGATCGGGTTAGCCCGTTTAGGTTTTAAAGTTGGCTGGGCCAGTCGTGTCGGGGCTGATTCTTTCGGCCGCTTTGTGTTGAAAACACTGGCGGATGAAAATATCGATACCGGCGCAGTGACTGTTGATCCCCAATACCGTACTGGCTTTCAGTTGAAATCCCGCAGCGACGACGGCAGCGATCCGCAAATTGAATACTTTCGGAAAGGCTCGGCAGCCAGTCATTTGTCGTTGGCGGACTATAACGCTGACTATTTTGGCGCAGCACGTCATCTGCATTTGTCTGGCGTCGCACCGGCAATTTCTGAAACGTCGTACACGCTGGCGCTACATATTGCGCAAGAAATGCGCGCCGCTGGAAAAAGTATCAGCTTCGATCCTAATTTGCGGCCAACGTTATGGGCTTCGCGTGAAATTATGATTGCGCGCTTGAATACGTTGGCTTCCTACGCTGATTGGGTCCTGCCCGGCTTGGCGGAAGGACGGATTTTGACAGGGCTGGATACCCCGCGTGAGATCGCCGATTTCTATCTGGCGCAAGGTGCAAAAGGCGTCGTCATCAAGTTGGGCGAAGAGGGCGCTTATGTCCGCACCGCAGAACGTGAATGCACCATCGCCGCGCAACCTGTTGTAAAAGTGGTCGATACGGTCGGCGCGGGCGATGGCTTTGCAGTCGGCGTGATTAGCGCATTGCTGGAAGGCCGCGATATCGCGTTTGCAGTAGAGCGCGGGAATCGCATCGGCGGCATGGCGATTCAAGTGATCGGCGATAGCGAAGGATTGCCGACGCGGGCCAGACTGGCGCAAGAAGAGTTATTAGTTGCCTGA
- a CDS encoding MFS transporter, whose product METKKLAARRWWYIMPIVFITYSLAYLDRANYGFAAAAGINTDLGITHGTSSLIGALFFLGYFFFQIPGAMYAQRGSVKKMIFWSLILWGACAALTGMVSNIPMLMVIRFTLGVVEAAVMPAMLIYICNWFTKTERSRANTFLILGNPVTVLWMSVLSGYLVNSFGWRHMMIAEGIPAIIWAVIWWFVVQDKPAESTWLSPEEKADIKAALDSEQAGMKPVRNYTEAFKSPAVMKLCAQYFCWSIGVYGFVLWLPSILKNASAISMVETGWLSAVPYLAAIIAMLLSSWASDKLQNRKLFVWPALLIAAIAFLGSFLIGSGHFWWSYTLLVIAGAAMYAPYGPFFAIIPELLPKNVAGGAMALINSMGALGSFLGSYVVGYLNGATGSPMASYLFMAGGLLMAVVLTLWVKGPVEVKAVGGQLRSA is encoded by the coding sequence ATGGAGACAAAAAAATTAGCAGCCCGGCGTTGGTGGTATATCATGCCGATCGTTTTTATTACCTATAGTCTGGCATATCTGGATCGCGCCAACTATGGCTTTGCAGCCGCTGCGGGAATTAATACAGACCTTGGTATTACGCATGGCACGTCATCGTTAATCGGTGCGTTGTTCTTTCTGGGTTATTTTTTCTTTCAGATTCCAGGCGCAATGTATGCCCAGCGCGGCAGCGTCAAGAAAATGATTTTCTGGAGCTTGATTTTGTGGGGTGCCTGTGCTGCGTTGACTGGGATGGTCAGCAATATCCCCATGCTGATGGTGATCCGCTTCACGCTCGGCGTGGTGGAGGCCGCGGTAATGCCAGCGATGCTGATCTACATTTGCAATTGGTTCACCAAAACGGAACGTTCGCGTGCGAACACATTTTTGATTCTGGGTAATCCGGTGACGGTCTTGTGGATGTCAGTGCTGTCGGGTTATCTGGTCAACAGTTTCGGCTGGCGTCATATGATGATTGCAGAGGGTATCCCGGCGATTATCTGGGCGGTAATTTGGTGGTTTGTGGTGCAGGATAAACCGGCTGAGTCGACTTGGTTATCGCCGGAGGAAAAGGCGGATATTAAAGCGGCGCTGGATAGCGAACAAGCAGGGATGAAGCCGGTGCGTAATTATACCGAGGCATTCAAGTCGCCAGCAGTGATGAAGCTTTGCGCGCAGTATTTTTGCTGGAGTATTGGGGTGTATGGATTCGTTTTGTGGTTGCCGTCGATTTTGAAGAATGCTTCGGCGATTAGTATGGTTGAGACGGGGTGGTTGTCTGCGGTGCCTTATCTGGCTGCGATTATTGCGATGTTGTTGTCGTCATGGGCGTCGGATAAATTGCAGAATCGGAAGTTGTTTGTCTGGCCTGCTTTGTTGATTGCGGCGATTGCTTTTCTGGGGTCGTTTTTGATTGGTAGTGGGCATTTTTGGTGGTCATATACTTTGTTGGTGATTGCTGGGGCCGCTATGTATGCGCCATATGGGCCATTTTTTGCGATTATTCCGGAGTTGTTGCCGAAGAATGTCGCTGGTGGTGCGATGGCGTTGATTAATAGTATGGGGGCGTTGGGGTCGTTTTTGGGGTCGTATGTTGTGGGTTATTTAAATGGGGCTACTGGTAGCCCGATGGCGTCGTATTTGTTTATGGCTGGGGGATTGTTAATGGCGGTGGTGTTGACTTTGTGGGTTAAGGGGCCGGTTGAAGTTAAGGCTGTGGGTGGGCAGTTGCGTTCGGCGTAA
- a CDS encoding D-glycerate dehydrogenase, with translation MQSKIILYKKVSNDVLAMLKARFQVTQFDTINATNHDAFIAELATAEGLIGASVKIDAAILDAAPNLKAISTISVGIDQFDPADLTQRGIVLLNTPDVLTQTTADTGFALILATARRVVEMADYVRAGNWKHSIGPDCFGTDVQGKTLGIIGMGRIGGAVARRAALGFGMRVLYTNRSPNPAAEQAYSARFTALDDLLKTADFVCVTVPLTPETQGMIGARELALMPAHAILINISRGSIIDEPALIAALEKGQLRGAGLDVFAQEPVSADSPLLRMKNVVALPHIGSATHETRHGMAVCAAQNLIDALDGKKSTNAVNPQR, from the coding sequence ATGCAATCTAAAATCATCCTCTACAAAAAAGTCTCCAACGACGTCCTGGCGATGCTAAAAGCGCGCTTCCAAGTAACCCAGTTCGATACCATCAACGCTACCAACCACGATGCCTTTATCGCCGAGTTGGCAACCGCCGAAGGACTCATCGGCGCCAGCGTAAAAATTGACGCCGCAATCCTCGACGCAGCCCCCAACCTGAAAGCCATCTCAACAATCTCCGTAGGCATTGACCAATTCGATCCAGCCGACCTAACCCAGCGCGGCATAGTCCTGTTAAACACCCCTGATGTCCTGACGCAAACAACCGCCGACACCGGCTTCGCCCTAATCTTAGCCACAGCAAGACGCGTAGTAGAAATGGCCGACTACGTCCGTGCCGGAAACTGGAAACATAGCATCGGCCCCGACTGTTTCGGCACCGACGTCCAGGGAAAAACCCTCGGCATCATCGGCATGGGCCGCATCGGCGGTGCAGTCGCCCGCCGCGCCGCACTCGGCTTCGGCATGCGCGTGCTATATACAAACCGCTCCCCTAATCCCGCCGCAGAACAAGCCTACAGCGCCAGGTTCACCGCACTAGATGACCTGCTAAAAACCGCCGATTTCGTCTGCGTCACAGTCCCGCTAACACCAGAAACCCAAGGCATGATCGGCGCGCGCGAATTAGCACTAATGCCTGCCCACGCCATTTTGATCAACATTTCACGTGGCAGCATCATCGATGAACCCGCATTAATCGCCGCACTAGAAAAAGGCCAGCTACGCGGTGCCGGGCTAGACGTATTTGCCCAAGAACCCGTATCCGCAGACTCCCCATTACTACGTATGAAAAACGTCGTTGCGCTGCCGCACATCGGCTCAGCCACACACGAAACCCGACACGGTATGGCCGTCTGCGCAGCGCAAAACCTTATCGACGCACTAGATGGAAAAAAGTCTACTAACGCAGTAAATCCCCAACGTTAA
- a CDS encoding indolepyruvate ferredoxin oxidoreductase family protein — protein sequence MPKINQTFNAKNIYTHVEGRTFLTGIQALVMLPMLQRQLDRQAGHNTAGLVSGYRGSPLGAYDQQLWKAAKDLAAHDIVFQPGLNEDLAATALWGAQMHSAYGATTADGVFGVWYGKGPGVDRTGDVFRSANMLGTSSLGGVLAVSGDDHAAQSSMYPHQTDGIFQSASIPVLQPASVQEVIDLGLAGFAMSRYSGLWVGLKTIAEVIETAASFDIGQLPSYVMPTDFIVPSHGLNWDPSIAWPGQRAELERRLIDERLPAARAWARANKLDRTIIVAPNRKLGVVTVGKAHQDLMQAVEDLGLSKTDLEAMGVSVYKVAMSWPLETTGMLAFADGHAEIFVVEEKRATVEIQIKEALYHRASDQRPKVSGKTDPDGAPLLAEVSEFTPLLVARKLIARLVEAAPDIAPMLHERLIALEARHKPVRAAVIPIRTPYFCSGCPHNTSTKTPDGSVAGGGIGCHVMALAQPELKTKTFSQMGGEGAQWIGAAPFSAVNHIFQNLGDGTYQHSGLLAIRAAVAAKTNVTYKILYNDAVAMTGGQAAEGLIDPARITRQLHAEGVSHIALVSEDPRRWDGNQDLAAGTVVHHRDALDTVQRALREMPGVTAIIYEQTCAAEKRRKRKRKEMPDPDKRLFINERVCEGCGDCSVQSNCIAIEPLETTFGRKRKINQSACNKDFSCVKGFCPSFIEVEGARLRKPDAAPLLALETSVAATLPMPVIPAISGTFNVLVTGIGGTGVLTMGALLGGAAHLEGKGSTVLDFTGLAQKNGAVVSQVRIAASPEDIYAVRIGPGSVDLLLGADLVVASAADTLIKLSPTCTAAILNLDETPTSAVIAERDATLPVQRMVDRVSQRCADSAFHSLKVGALAQKIFGDTVTTHTLMLGYAWQKGLVPLSFEAIDRTIELNGAAVALNRRAFTWGRIAAASPETLLMLDGNAVADIAETLDQLIARRFQDLIAYQNIGYAERYRALVERVRLAEKAISTSEELTHAVAVSAYKLMAYKDEYEVARLYASAEFKASLAGQFSDSKKISLWLSPPLISKIDPATGRPQKRKFGPWILSAFNVLARLRGLRGTPLDVFGYNIERQHERRLVAEYFSEIEELCSTITATNLSQAILLAALPQDIRGFGPVKAEAIKKYALRRAELLRSQPEEAVLKVA from the coding sequence ATGCCCAAAATCAACCAAACCTTTAATGCCAAAAACATCTACACCCACGTAGAAGGACGCACCTTTCTCACCGGCATTCAAGCCCTCGTCATGCTCCCAATGCTGCAACGGCAACTTGACCGCCAAGCCGGACACAACACCGCCGGACTGGTCTCGGGATATCGCGGCTCACCACTCGGCGCCTACGACCAGCAACTCTGGAAAGCCGCCAAAGACCTCGCCGCCCACGACATCGTCTTTCAACCCGGCCTGAACGAAGACCTTGCCGCCACCGCACTCTGGGGCGCGCAAATGCACAGCGCTTACGGCGCAACCACCGCCGATGGCGTGTTCGGCGTCTGGTACGGCAAAGGCCCCGGCGTCGACCGCACCGGCGACGTATTCCGCAGCGCCAACATGCTCGGCACCTCGTCACTGGGCGGCGTACTAGCTGTCTCCGGCGATGACCACGCCGCCCAATCATCTATGTATCCGCATCAAACCGACGGCATTTTTCAATCGGCGTCGATACCCGTTTTACAACCTGCCAGCGTACAAGAAGTCATCGACCTCGGTTTAGCCGGGTTCGCGATGTCACGCTATTCCGGCCTGTGGGTCGGCCTGAAAACGATTGCTGAAGTTATCGAAACCGCCGCCTCATTTGATATCGGTCAATTACCCTCCTACGTGATGCCAACCGATTTCATCGTCCCAAGCCACGGCCTGAACTGGGACCCTAGCATTGCCTGGCCCGGTCAACGCGCTGAGCTTGAACGCCGCTTAATAGACGAACGTCTGCCCGCCGCCCGCGCATGGGCCCGCGCCAACAAACTAGACCGTACTATCATCGTCGCACCAAACCGCAAACTCGGCGTGGTAACCGTCGGTAAAGCACACCAAGACTTGATGCAAGCGGTGGAAGATTTAGGCTTAAGTAAAACTGATCTGGAAGCCATGGGCGTGTCGGTCTACAAAGTCGCCATGAGCTGGCCGCTGGAAACAACTGGCATGCTGGCCTTTGCCGACGGCCATGCAGAAATATTCGTCGTCGAAGAAAAACGCGCCACGGTCGAAATCCAAATCAAAGAAGCGCTGTACCACCGCGCATCTGACCAACGGCCAAAAGTCAGCGGCAAAACCGATCCAGATGGCGCGCCGTTATTGGCCGAGGTATCTGAATTCACGCCGCTATTAGTCGCCCGTAAACTGATCGCCCGTCTGGTCGAAGCTGCACCAGATATCGCGCCAATGCTGCATGAACGTCTGATCGCGCTGGAAGCACGCCACAAGCCGGTGCGCGCAGCGGTCATCCCGATTCGCACGCCCTACTTCTGTTCCGGCTGCCCACACAATACCTCCACCAAAACACCTGACGGTTCGGTTGCCGGTGGCGGTATCGGCTGCCACGTGATGGCATTGGCGCAACCCGAATTGAAGACTAAAACGTTTAGCCAAATGGGTGGCGAAGGCGCGCAATGGATCGGTGCCGCGCCGTTCTCTGCGGTTAATCATATTTTTCAGAATCTTGGCGATGGCACTTATCAGCACTCAGGCTTGCTGGCGATTCGCGCCGCAGTTGCCGCCAAAACCAATGTAACTTACAAGATTTTATATAACGACGCGGTCGCCATGACCGGCGGTCAGGCGGCAGAAGGCTTGATCGACCCAGCGCGGATTACGCGCCAACTACACGCAGAAGGCGTCAGCCATATCGCCCTTGTCTCCGAAGATCCGCGTCGTTGGGATGGTAATCAGGATCTCGCCGCAGGCACCGTGGTTCACCATCGCGACGCGTTGGATACTGTGCAACGCGCCTTGCGCGAGATGCCGGGCGTCACCGCCATTATCTATGAGCAAACCTGCGCCGCCGAAAAACGCCGCAAACGTAAACGCAAAGAAATGCCAGACCCAGATAAACGCCTGTTTATCAACGAACGCGTCTGCGAAGGCTGCGGTGACTGTTCGGTGCAGTCCAACTGCATCGCCATCGAGCCGCTAGAAACCACTTTTGGCCGCAAACGCAAGATTAACCAAAGCGCGTGCAACAAGGATTTTTCTTGCGTGAAAGGATTCTGCCCGAGCTTTATCGAGGTTGAAGGTGCACGCTTGAGAAAGCCCGATGCCGCGCCACTTCTGGCATTGGAAACAAGCGTCGCTGCAACGCTGCCTATGCCGGTTATTCCTGCCATTTCCGGCACATTCAACGTGCTGGTTACCGGTATCGGCGGCACTGGCGTGTTGACGATGGGCGCATTACTGGGCGGAGCCGCGCATCTGGAAGGCAAAGGGTCGACGGTACTCGATTTCACTGGTTTGGCGCAGAAAAATGGCGCGGTTGTTAGTCAAGTGCGGATTGCGGCATCGCCTGAAGATATTTACGCGGTACGGATCGGACCGGGATCGGTCGATTTGTTGTTGGGCGCGGATCTGGTCGTGGCGTCGGCTGCCGATACGTTGATCAAACTATCGCCGACTTGCACAGCGGCCATATTGAATCTGGATGAGACACCAACCTCCGCCGTGATTGCCGAGCGCGATGCAACCCTGCCCGTGCAGCGGATGGTAGACCGGGTGAGTCAACGTTGTGCGGATAGCGCCTTTCATTCGTTGAAGGTCGGTGCGCTAGCCCAGAAAATCTTCGGCGATACGGTGACGACGCATACGTTGATGTTAGGTTATGCGTGGCAAAAAGGCTTGGTGCCGTTATCGTTTGAGGCGATCGATCGGACGATTGAATTGAACGGTGCGGCCGTGGCGCTGAATCGGCGTGCCTTTACGTGGGGGCGGATTGCTGCTGCTAGTCCAGAGACTTTGTTGATGCTGGATGGCAATGCCGTCGCTGACATTGCTGAAACTTTGGATCAACTTATTGCACGTCGTTTTCAGGATTTGATTGCGTATCAAAATATTGGTTATGCAGAGCGTTATCGGGCGCTGGTAGAGCGTGTGCGTTTGGCTGAAAAGGCTATCTCGACTAGCGAAGAATTGACCCATGCGGTGGCGGTCAGTGCGTATAAATTGATGGCTTATAAGGATGAGTACGAAGTAGCACGACTGTATGCCAGCGCTGAATTCAAGGCTTCTCTTGCGGGTCAGTTTTCAGATTCCAAGAAAATTTCTCTTTGGTTATCGCCACCATTGATTTCTAAAATTGATCCCGCTACAGGACGGCCGCAGAAACGGAAATTCGGTCCTTGGATTTTGTCTGCGTTTAATGTTCTGGCGCGGCTACGGGGCTTGCGGGGAACGCCACTGGATGTATTTGGCTATAACATCGAGCGTCAGCATGAGCGCCGTCTGGTTGCGGAGTATTTTTCGGAGATAGAGGAGCTGTGTTCGACTATTACAGCGACCAATCTTTCGCAGGCGATTTTGCTGGCGGCATTGCCACAGGATATTCGTGGTTTTGGTCCGGTGAAGGCGGAGGCGATTAAGAAATATGCTCTTCGTCGGGCGGAACTATTGCGCAGTCAACCGGAGGAAGCTGTGTTGAAGGTGGCGTGA
- a CDS encoding Lrp/AsnC family transcriptional regulator, whose amino-acid sequence MTTIDDLDKIDLKILKELAKDGRMAWSKLGEQVGLSLTPVLRRVRVLEEAGFIQGYVARLDEGRLAGRISVLVSVTLALQSEEVIASFEEKIALAPEVMSCFLMTGDTDYSLRVVVRDLDAYNEFLTRTLTRIPGVAHIKSSFALKTVLFRSSPLI is encoded by the coding sequence ATGACTACGATTGATGATTTGGATAAAATCGATCTTAAAATCTTGAAAGAGCTGGCTAAGGATGGCCGGATGGCGTGGAGTAAATTGGGGGAGCAGGTGGGGTTGTCGTTGACGCCGGTTTTGCGGCGGGTACGGGTTTTGGAGGAGGCTGGTTTTATTCAGGGGTATGTTGCGCGACTGGATGAGGGGCGTTTGGCGGGGCGGATTAGTGTGTTGGTGTCGGTGACGTTGGCGTTGCAATCGGAGGAGGTGATTGCTAGTTTTGAGGAGAAAATTGCGTTGGCGCCCGAGGTGATGAGTTGTTTTTTGATGACGGGGGATACAGATTATAGTTTGCGGGTTGTTGTTCGGGATTTGGATGCCTATAACGAATTTTTGACGCGGACGCTGACACGGATTCCGGGGGTGGCGCATATTAAATCTAGTTTTGCATTGAAGACGGTTTTATTTCGGTCATCACCGTTGATATAG
- a CDS encoding IS1182 family transposase: protein MKRFIQGEHRTQGTLLPEHLDDYISEHNPVRVVDVFVDELDLGKLGFGGVVPAETGRPSYHPAMLLKIYIYGYLNRIQSSRRLEREAQRNVELMWLTGRLAPDFKTIADFCKDNGKAIRNASREFVMLCKKLDLFSEALVTIDGSKFKAVNNRDRNFTKEKMQRRMKEIENSINQYLTALDTADRQEPEVAQLRTVRLQDKIAALKKQMQALKEIEVQLKDAPDGQISLTDPDSRSMKTRGTGMVGYNVQTAVDAKHHIIVEHEVTNVGSDREQLSSMAEQARTAIGTEKLTAIADRGYFKSEEILACDKAGITVIVAKSNTSGGTANGRFGKDDFIYDAQNDEYRCPAGQRLIRHTTTTVRGLTFHRYWYSDCKNCAIKDKCTPGKERRVTRWEDEAVLEAMQSRLDHFPDAMRIRRQTVEHPFGTIKLWMGSAHFLTKTLKRVKTEMSLHVLAYNLKRVMRILGIGRLMREMRA, encoded by the coding sequence TGCTCCCCGAGCATTTGGATGACTACATCAGCGAACACAATCCAGTGCGCGTTGTCGATGTGTTCGTTGACGAACTGGACCTGGGCAAGCTTGGATTTGGTGGCGTCGTTCCAGCGGAAACTGGTCGACCTTCGTATCATCCCGCAATGCTCTTGAAGATTTACATCTACGGCTATCTCAACCGGATCCAATCCAGTCGGCGTCTTGAGCGGGAAGCGCAACGCAACGTTGAACTGATGTGGCTGACCGGTCGATTGGCACCCGACTTCAAGACCATTGCCGACTTTTGTAAAGACAATGGCAAGGCGATTCGCAATGCGTCTCGCGAGTTTGTGATGCTATGCAAGAAGCTTGACCTGTTCTCCGAGGCGCTCGTCACCATTGACGGTAGTAAGTTCAAGGCAGTCAACAACCGCGACCGGAACTTTACCAAAGAGAAAATGCAACGGCGGATGAAAGAGATTGAAAACAGCATCAATCAATATCTCACGGCCCTCGACACCGCCGATCGTCAAGAACCCGAAGTAGCCCAATTGAGAACGGTACGCTTGCAAGACAAGATTGCCGCCCTCAAGAAACAAATGCAGGCACTCAAGGAAATCGAGGTCCAGCTCAAGGATGCGCCAGATGGACAGATTTCCCTGACCGACCCCGACTCCCGTTCCATGAAGACGCGCGGAACCGGGATGGTCGGCTACAACGTCCAGACGGCAGTCGATGCGAAACACCACATCATTGTCGAGCATGAGGTCACCAACGTAGGATCAGATCGGGAGCAGCTGTCCTCCATGGCCGAACAAGCACGCACTGCCATTGGGACCGAGAAGCTGACTGCCATTGCAGACCGGGGCTATTTCAAAAGCGAAGAAATTCTGGCGTGCGACAAAGCCGGCATCACCGTCATTGTTGCCAAGTCCAACACCTCCGGCGGCACTGCAAACGGGCGATTCGGCAAGGACGATTTCATTTACGACGCGCAGAACGATGAGTATCGCTGTCCAGCGGGTCAACGCCTGATTAGGCACACGACCACCACCGTGCGTGGATTGACCTTCCATCGTTACTGGTATTCAGACTGCAAAAATTGCGCCATCAAGGACAAATGCACGCCAGGCAAAGAGCGACGCGTTACGCGTTGGGAGGACGAGGCCGTACTCGAAGCCATGCAATCGCGCCTGGATCACTTTCCGGATGCGATGCGAATTCGACGCCAAACCGTTGAACACCCGTTCGGGACGATCAAGTTGTGGATGGGATCGGCGCACTTCTTGACGAAGACTTTGAAACGGGTCAAAACCGAGATGAGTCTGCATGTACTCGCCTACAATTTGAAACGTGTGATGCGGATCTTGGGTATCGGTCGATTAATGCGAGAGATGCGGGCCTGA